One Pempheris klunzingeri isolate RE-2024b chromosome 22, fPemKlu1.hap1, whole genome shotgun sequence DNA segment encodes these proteins:
- the gnai1 gene encoding guanine nucleotide-binding protein G(i) subunit alpha-1: MGCTLSTEDKAAVERSKMIDRNLRDDGEKAAREVKLLLLGAGESGKSTIVKQMKIIHEAGYSEEECKQYKAVVYSNTIQSIIAIIRAMGRLKIDFGDAARADDARQLFVLAGSAEEGFMTGELAGVIKRLWKDGGVQACFSRSREYQLNDSAAYYLNDLDRISQATYIPTQQDVLRTRVKTTGIVETHFTFKDLHFKMFDVGGQRSERKKWIHCFEGVTAIIFCVALSDYDLVLAEDEEMNRMHESMKLFDSICNNKWFTDTSIILFLNKKDLFEEKIKKSPLTICYPEYAGSNTYEEAAAYIQCQFEDLNKRKDTKEIYTHFTCATDTKNVQFVFDAVTDVIIKNNLKDCGLF, from the exons ATGGGATGCACGCTGAGCACGGAGGACAAGGCGGCGGTGGAGCGGAGCAAAATGATCGACAGGAATCTGCGGGACGACGGAGAGAAGGCGGCCCGGGAggtcaagctgctgctgctcg GTGCCGGTGAATCAGGGAAAAGTACCATTGTGAAGCAGATGAA gatcATCCACGAGGCGGGCTACTCAGAAGAGGAATGTAAGCAGTACAAGGCTGTGGTCTACAGCAACACTATCCAGTCCATCATCGCCATCATCAGAGCCATGGGGCGCCTCAAGATCGACTTTGGCGATGCCGCAAGAGCT GACGATGCACGGCAGCTGTTTGTGCTGGCCGGCTCAGCCGAGGAAGGCTTCATGACGGGAGAGCTGGCCGGTGTCATCAAGCGTCTGTGGAAGGACGGAGGTGTTCAAGCCTGCTTCAGCCGCTCCCGCGAATATCAGCTCAACGACTCGGCAGCAta ctaCTTGAACGATTTGGACAGGATATCCCAGGCCACCTATATCCCAACTCAGCAGGATGTCCTGAGGACCCGAGTCAAGACCACAGGCATTGTGGAGACACACTTCACATTCAAGGACCTGCACTTCAA GATGTTTGACGTTGGCGGCCAGCGCTCCGAGAGGAAGAAGTGGATCCATTGCTTTGAGGGCGTGACCGCCATCATCTTCTGCGTGGCCCTCAGCGACTACGACCTGGTGCTGGCCGAGGACGAGGAGATG AACCGAATGCATGAGAGTATGAAGCTGTTTGACAGTATCTGCAACAACAAGTGGTTTACGGACACCTccatcatcctcttcctcaacAAGAAGGACCTCTTTGAGGAAAAGATCAAGAAGAGTCCTCTCACCATCTGCTACCCAGAGTACGCTG GCTCTAACACGTACGAGGAAGCAGCTGCCTACATTCAGTGTCAGTTCGAGGACCTGAACAAGAGGAAGGACACCAAGGAGATTTACACCCACTTCACCTGCGCCACGGACACCAAGAATGTGCAGTTTGTCTTCGACGCCGTCACCGACGTCATCATCAAGAACAACCTGAAAGACTGTGGTCTCTTCTGA